The following are encoded together in the Vigna unguiculata cultivar IT97K-499-35 chromosome 2, ASM411807v1, whole genome shotgun sequence genome:
- the LOC114173955 gene encoding probable serine/threonine-protein kinase SIS8 isoform X2 translates to MRIAHLTTRVLSNSMNGGEERETTAFRALADRCRSLEEKQAKLREEFDELLQKKLTVRHDKDNEVIADSTTFGFLSRYFFSGSPYATVLKCMGHAVHVVRVPSAEIVYWNHTAETLYGWKDYEIIGQRVTKVLIAEENYVSLQNILERVVSGVPWSGKFPFKKKSGEVVMALVTKTPLYEGGELVGVITVSSDAAILKSTNSENQTYKSASNGQPGVRRLNFKRIQWPPRPTIAPMPQIASSVSNLASKLLPLLHSSDDTVSKNTSTDGDEKMEKRGIYETKPYSRHFRKENTIVTEASEENESTAEFGQPSKIAAKLQTGVRAKYGKDNGKIRNNCADDNSGSNRMNYENDSSGGLVPLNGYQDVVNGADKEQNLQKCSSSLALKRADTTACASRASTVSKDYSGDEVQKQQEGSQLPSSRESTGSHESLSGKGDYESNSVSECEIHWEDLQLREEIGQGSYATVYHGIWNGSDVAVKVYFGNGYTEETLQDYRKEIDIMKRLRHPNVLLFMGAVYSQERLAIVTELLPRGSLFKNLHRNKQTLDIRRRLRMALDVARGMNYLHHRNPPIVHRDLKSSNLLVDKNWTVKVGDFGLSRLKDATLLNTKSGRGTPQWMAPEVLRNEPSNEKSDVFSFGVILWELMTQSIPWKNLNSLQVVGVVGFIDRRLDLPEDLDPHVASIIHDCWRSDPDRRPSFEELIQRTLFLVNRVTAVSIRRIAES, encoded by the exons ATGCGCATTGCGCACCTCACAACCAGAGTTCTGTCCAATTCAATGAACGGCGGCGAGGAGAGAGAGACAACAGCGTTCCGAGCTCTGGCGGATCGGTGCCGGAGCCTCGAGGAGAAGCAGGCCAAGCTGAGGGAGGAATTCGATGAGCTACTGCAAAAGAAGCTCACAGTCAGGCACGATAAGGATAACGAGGTCATTGCTGATTCAACAACCTTCGGTTTTCTCTCCCGTTACTTCTTCTCCGGAAGTCCGTACGCAACCGTGCTGAAATGTATGGGCCACGCTGTTCACGTCGTCAGAGTTCCCTCCGCTGAGATCGTATACTG GAATCACACCGCCGAAACTCTGTATGGATGGAAAGACTACGAAATCATTGGCCAAAGAGTAACTAAAGTCCTAATTGCTGAGGAAAATTATGTATCTCTACAAAACATTCTGGAAAGGGTGGTTTCCGGAGTTCCATGGTCTGGGAAGTTTCCTTTCAAAAAGAAATCTGGTGAAGTAGTTATGGCATTGGTAACAAAAACTCCTCTTTATGAGGGTGGTGAGCTTGTTGGTGTTATAACTGTTTCAAGTGATGCGGCTATATTAAAATCTACAAATTCAGAAAATCAAACATACAAGTCTGCTAGCAATGGCCAACCTGGAGTACGGAGGttaaactttaaaagaattCAGTGGCCACCACGACCAACCATTGCACCAATGCCACAGATTGCTTCATCTGTTTCTAATCTG GCATCAAAGCTTCTCCCACTGCTGCATAGTTCCGATGACACAGTTTCCAAGAATACTTCAACAGATGGTGATGAAAAGATGGAGAAGCGTGGCATATAT GAAACAAAACCTTATTCCAGACATTTCCGTAAAGAAAACACAATTGTCACGGAGGCCTCTGAGGAGAATGAGTCGACTGCAGAATTTGGCCAACCttctaaaatt GCAGCCAAGCTTCAAACTGGGGTACGTGCAAAATATGGGAAGGATAatggaaaaataagaaataattgtGCAGATGATAATTCAGGAAGCAATAGAatgaattatgaaaatgattcaTCTGGAGGTTTAGTTCCATTAAATGGATACCAGGATGTTGTTAATGGAGCAGATAAAGAACAAAATCTTCAGAAATGTAGTTCTTCACTTGCACTGAAGAGAGCAGATACAACAGCGTGTGCATCTAGAGCTTCTACTGTTTCCAAAGATTATTCTG GAGATGAAGTACAAAAGCAGCAAGAAGGGTCGCAACTGCCAAGTTCGAGGGAGAGTACAGGCAGCCATGAAAGTTTGTCGGGCAAAGGGGATTATGAGTCAAACTCTGTTTCAGAGTGTGAAATCCATTGGGAAGACCTTCAATTAAGAGAAGAGATTGGACAAG GTTCTTATGCAACTGTTTATCATGGAATTTGGAATGGATCG gATGTTGCAGTCAAGGTTTATTTTGGGAACGGATACACAGAGGAGACTTTACAAGATTACAGAAAAGAG ATTGATATAATGAAGAGATTGAGACACCCTAATGTATTACTTTTCATGGGAGCAGTATATTCACAGGAAAGGCTTGCCATTGTTACAGAGTTATTACCTAG GGGAAGCCTTTTCAAAAATCTACATAGGAACAAACAGACATTAGACATCAGAAGACGTCTAAGGATGGCTCTTGATGTA GCTAGAGGAATGAATTATCTTCATCACAGAAATCCACCAATTGTGCATCGAGATCTGAAGTCTTCCAACCTGCTTGTAGATAAAAACTGGACTGTaaag GTTGGAGATTTTGGCCTGTCTAGGTTGAAGGATGCAACTTTATTGAATACAAAATCTGGGAGAGGCACC CCTCAATGGATGGCCCCTGAAGTCCTTAGAAACGAACCTTCAAATGAGAA GTCTGATGTATTCAGTTTCGGTGTCATCCTCTGGGAACTAATGACTCAATCTATTCCGTGGAAAAATTTGAATTCCTTACAG GTTGTTGGAGTCGTAGGCTTTATAGACAGAC
- the LOC114173955 gene encoding probable serine/threonine-protein kinase SIS8 isoform X3: MDLYLGESDKKLIFHKANWIRNHTAETLYGWKDYEIIGQRVTKVLIAEENYVSLQNILERVVSGVPWSGKFPFKKKSGEVVMALVTKTPLYEGGELVGVITVSSDAAILKSTNSENQTYKSASNGQPGVRRLNFKRIQWPPRPTIAPMPQIASSVSNLASKLLPLLHSSDDTVSKNTSTDGDEKMEKRGIYETKPYSRHFRKENTIVTEASEENESTAEFGQPSKIAAKLQTGVRAKYGKDNGKIRNNCADDNSGSNRMNYENDSSGGLVPLNGYQDVVNGADKEQNLQKCSSSLALKRADTTACASRASTVSKDYSEATTMVTGDEVQKQQEGSQLPSSRESTGSHESLSGKGDYESNSVSECEIHWEDLQLREEIGQGSYATVYHGIWNGSDVAVKVYFGNGYTEETLQDYRKEIDIMKRLRHPNVLLFMGAVYSQERLAIVTELLPRGSLFKNLHRNKQTLDIRRRLRMALDVARGMNYLHHRNPPIVHRDLKSSNLLVDKNWTVKVGDFGLSRLKDATLLNTKSGRGTPQWMAPEVLRNEPSNEKSDVFSFGVILWELMTQSIPWKNLNSLQVVGVVGFIDRRLDLPEDLDPHVASIIHDCWRSDPDRRPSFEELIQRTLFLVNRVTAVSIRRIAES, encoded by the exons ATGGATCTGTATTTGGGGGAAAGTGATAAGAAGCTGATTTTTCACAAAGCTAATTGGATCCG GAATCACACCGCCGAAACTCTGTATGGATGGAAAGACTACGAAATCATTGGCCAAAGAGTAACTAAAGTCCTAATTGCTGAGGAAAATTATGTATCTCTACAAAACATTCTGGAAAGGGTGGTTTCCGGAGTTCCATGGTCTGGGAAGTTTCCTTTCAAAAAGAAATCTGGTGAAGTAGTTATGGCATTGGTAACAAAAACTCCTCTTTATGAGGGTGGTGAGCTTGTTGGTGTTATAACTGTTTCAAGTGATGCGGCTATATTAAAATCTACAAATTCAGAAAATCAAACATACAAGTCTGCTAGCAATGGCCAACCTGGAGTACGGAGGttaaactttaaaagaattCAGTGGCCACCACGACCAACCATTGCACCAATGCCACAGATTGCTTCATCTGTTTCTAATCTG GCATCAAAGCTTCTCCCACTGCTGCATAGTTCCGATGACACAGTTTCCAAGAATACTTCAACAGATGGTGATGAAAAGATGGAGAAGCGTGGCATATAT GAAACAAAACCTTATTCCAGACATTTCCGTAAAGAAAACACAATTGTCACGGAGGCCTCTGAGGAGAATGAGTCGACTGCAGAATTTGGCCAACCttctaaaatt GCAGCCAAGCTTCAAACTGGGGTACGTGCAAAATATGGGAAGGATAatggaaaaataagaaataattgtGCAGATGATAATTCAGGAAGCAATAGAatgaattatgaaaatgattcaTCTGGAGGTTTAGTTCCATTAAATGGATACCAGGATGTTGTTAATGGAGCAGATAAAGAACAAAATCTTCAGAAATGTAGTTCTTCACTTGCACTGAAGAGAGCAGATACAACAGCGTGTGCATCTAGAGCTTCTACTGTTTCCAAAGATTATTCTG AGGCTACGACTATGGTGACAGGAGATGAAGTACAAAAGCAGCAAGAAGGGTCGCAACTGCCAAGTTCGAGGGAGAGTACAGGCAGCCATGAAAGTTTGTCGGGCAAAGGGGATTATGAGTCAAACTCTGTTTCAGAGTGTGAAATCCATTGGGAAGACCTTCAATTAAGAGAAGAGATTGGACAAG GTTCTTATGCAACTGTTTATCATGGAATTTGGAATGGATCG gATGTTGCAGTCAAGGTTTATTTTGGGAACGGATACACAGAGGAGACTTTACAAGATTACAGAAAAGAG ATTGATATAATGAAGAGATTGAGACACCCTAATGTATTACTTTTCATGGGAGCAGTATATTCACAGGAAAGGCTTGCCATTGTTACAGAGTTATTACCTAG GGGAAGCCTTTTCAAAAATCTACATAGGAACAAACAGACATTAGACATCAGAAGACGTCTAAGGATGGCTCTTGATGTA GCTAGAGGAATGAATTATCTTCATCACAGAAATCCACCAATTGTGCATCGAGATCTGAAGTCTTCCAACCTGCTTGTAGATAAAAACTGGACTGTaaag GTTGGAGATTTTGGCCTGTCTAGGTTGAAGGATGCAACTTTATTGAATACAAAATCTGGGAGAGGCACC CCTCAATGGATGGCCCCTGAAGTCCTTAGAAACGAACCTTCAAATGAGAA GTCTGATGTATTCAGTTTCGGTGTCATCCTCTGGGAACTAATGACTCAATCTATTCCGTGGAAAAATTTGAATTCCTTACAG GTTGTTGGAGTCGTAGGCTTTATAGACAGAC
- the LOC114173955 gene encoding probable serine/threonine-protein kinase SIS8 isoform X1, which yields MRIAHLTTRVLSNSMNGGEERETTAFRALADRCRSLEEKQAKLREEFDELLQKKLTVRHDKDNEVIADSTTFGFLSRYFFSGSPYATVLKCMGHAVHVVRVPSAEIVYWNHTAETLYGWKDYEIIGQRVTKVLIAEENYVSLQNILERVVSGVPWSGKFPFKKKSGEVVMALVTKTPLYEGGELVGVITVSSDAAILKSTNSENQTYKSASNGQPGVRRLNFKRIQWPPRPTIAPMPQIASSVSNLASKLLPLLHSSDDTVSKNTSTDGDEKMEKRGIYETKPYSRHFRKENTIVTEASEENESTAEFGQPSKIAAKLQTGVRAKYGKDNGKIRNNCADDNSGSNRMNYENDSSGGLVPLNGYQDVVNGADKEQNLQKCSSSLALKRADTTACASRASTVSKDYSEATTMVTGDEVQKQQEGSQLPSSRESTGSHESLSGKGDYESNSVSECEIHWEDLQLREEIGQGSYATVYHGIWNGSDVAVKVYFGNGYTEETLQDYRKEIDIMKRLRHPNVLLFMGAVYSQERLAIVTELLPRGSLFKNLHRNKQTLDIRRRLRMALDVARGMNYLHHRNPPIVHRDLKSSNLLVDKNWTVKVGDFGLSRLKDATLLNTKSGRGTPQWMAPEVLRNEPSNEKSDVFSFGVILWELMTQSIPWKNLNSLQVVGVVGFIDRRLDLPEDLDPHVASIIHDCWRSDPDRRPSFEELIQRTLFLVNRVTAVSIRRIAES from the exons ATGCGCATTGCGCACCTCACAACCAGAGTTCTGTCCAATTCAATGAACGGCGGCGAGGAGAGAGAGACAACAGCGTTCCGAGCTCTGGCGGATCGGTGCCGGAGCCTCGAGGAGAAGCAGGCCAAGCTGAGGGAGGAATTCGATGAGCTACTGCAAAAGAAGCTCACAGTCAGGCACGATAAGGATAACGAGGTCATTGCTGATTCAACAACCTTCGGTTTTCTCTCCCGTTACTTCTTCTCCGGAAGTCCGTACGCAACCGTGCTGAAATGTATGGGCCACGCTGTTCACGTCGTCAGAGTTCCCTCCGCTGAGATCGTATACTG GAATCACACCGCCGAAACTCTGTATGGATGGAAAGACTACGAAATCATTGGCCAAAGAGTAACTAAAGTCCTAATTGCTGAGGAAAATTATGTATCTCTACAAAACATTCTGGAAAGGGTGGTTTCCGGAGTTCCATGGTCTGGGAAGTTTCCTTTCAAAAAGAAATCTGGTGAAGTAGTTATGGCATTGGTAACAAAAACTCCTCTTTATGAGGGTGGTGAGCTTGTTGGTGTTATAACTGTTTCAAGTGATGCGGCTATATTAAAATCTACAAATTCAGAAAATCAAACATACAAGTCTGCTAGCAATGGCCAACCTGGAGTACGGAGGttaaactttaaaagaattCAGTGGCCACCACGACCAACCATTGCACCAATGCCACAGATTGCTTCATCTGTTTCTAATCTG GCATCAAAGCTTCTCCCACTGCTGCATAGTTCCGATGACACAGTTTCCAAGAATACTTCAACAGATGGTGATGAAAAGATGGAGAAGCGTGGCATATAT GAAACAAAACCTTATTCCAGACATTTCCGTAAAGAAAACACAATTGTCACGGAGGCCTCTGAGGAGAATGAGTCGACTGCAGAATTTGGCCAACCttctaaaatt GCAGCCAAGCTTCAAACTGGGGTACGTGCAAAATATGGGAAGGATAatggaaaaataagaaataattgtGCAGATGATAATTCAGGAAGCAATAGAatgaattatgaaaatgattcaTCTGGAGGTTTAGTTCCATTAAATGGATACCAGGATGTTGTTAATGGAGCAGATAAAGAACAAAATCTTCAGAAATGTAGTTCTTCACTTGCACTGAAGAGAGCAGATACAACAGCGTGTGCATCTAGAGCTTCTACTGTTTCCAAAGATTATTCTG AGGCTACGACTATGGTGACAGGAGATGAAGTACAAAAGCAGCAAGAAGGGTCGCAACTGCCAAGTTCGAGGGAGAGTACAGGCAGCCATGAAAGTTTGTCGGGCAAAGGGGATTATGAGTCAAACTCTGTTTCAGAGTGTGAAATCCATTGGGAAGACCTTCAATTAAGAGAAGAGATTGGACAAG GTTCTTATGCAACTGTTTATCATGGAATTTGGAATGGATCG gATGTTGCAGTCAAGGTTTATTTTGGGAACGGATACACAGAGGAGACTTTACAAGATTACAGAAAAGAG ATTGATATAATGAAGAGATTGAGACACCCTAATGTATTACTTTTCATGGGAGCAGTATATTCACAGGAAAGGCTTGCCATTGTTACAGAGTTATTACCTAG GGGAAGCCTTTTCAAAAATCTACATAGGAACAAACAGACATTAGACATCAGAAGACGTCTAAGGATGGCTCTTGATGTA GCTAGAGGAATGAATTATCTTCATCACAGAAATCCACCAATTGTGCATCGAGATCTGAAGTCTTCCAACCTGCTTGTAGATAAAAACTGGACTGTaaag GTTGGAGATTTTGGCCTGTCTAGGTTGAAGGATGCAACTTTATTGAATACAAAATCTGGGAGAGGCACC CCTCAATGGATGGCCCCTGAAGTCCTTAGAAACGAACCTTCAAATGAGAA GTCTGATGTATTCAGTTTCGGTGTCATCCTCTGGGAACTAATGACTCAATCTATTCCGTGGAAAAATTTGAATTCCTTACAG GTTGTTGGAGTCGTAGGCTTTATAGACAGAC